The Legionella cincinnatiensis genome includes a region encoding these proteins:
- a CDS encoding sigma-70 family RNA polymerase sigma factor, whose protein sequence is MGKLMVQDQLYTNKEIGLVLITNRSFLVNLATTIIGSHSLSEDVVQDVYIKVMENNGTEPIRQPLRYLVRMVRNLAIDYTRRRAFECRLYVEEDDGINVPSLCSEPEIQTIQHDLLGRIISMLASLPLRTRTAFEMVRFDDCTLKETAAKLKVSQALVHFMVRDVTQRCLHYV, encoded by the coding sequence ATGGGCAAGCTAATGGTGCAGGATCAGCTTTACACGAATAAAGAAATTGGTCTGGTGTTAATTACAAATCGAAGTTTTTTGGTCAATCTGGCAACCACTATTATTGGTAGTCACAGTTTGTCTGAAGATGTTGTGCAGGATGTCTATATTAAGGTCATGGAAAATAACGGGACCGAGCCGATACGTCAACCTTTGAGATATTTAGTGCGCATGGTGCGTAATTTAGCCATTGATTATACGCGGCGCAGAGCTTTTGAATGTCGTCTTTACGTTGAGGAAGACGATGGGATTAATGTGCCGTCACTTTGTAGTGAACCAGAAATACAAACAATACAGCATGATTTGCTTGGCCGAATCATTAGCATGTTAGCTTCCTTACCGTTACGTACGCGTACTGCTTTTGAGATGGTGCGCTTTGATGATTGCACGTTGAAAGAAACTGCAGCTAAGTTGAAAGTCTCTCAAGCTCTAGTGCACTTTATGGTACGTGATGTAACCCAACGATGTTTGCATTATGTGTAG
- a CDS encoding TauD/TfdA family dioxygenase: protein MNEEVIESVELNIEPGFPLCVSPRIPDVRFSDVRAQLTALVRSQLLKIGAILFRGFSNAGAEEFQTFCASFGHSLLNYEFGSTPRSKINGRVYTSTEYPAHQHIPLHNEQAYTREWPMKIWFYCAQAAPEGGETPIADSRTIYRAIDPKIRQRFTDLGLIYVRNYGHGLDLPWQQVFNTDNSDEVESYCNKNHIEFIWLDDGGLRTWQRCQGIAHHPFTGEAVWFNQAHLFHLSALDADTREALLESVGEAYVPRHVYYGDGSPISDLELDHIRAVLAQHTVIFPWQEGDVLMLDNMLSAHARLPFKGPRKVMVAMAQGHGADFI from the coding sequence ATGAATGAAGAAGTGATCGAATCGGTAGAACTCAACATTGAACCAGGTTTTCCATTGTGCGTGAGTCCGCGGATACCTGATGTTCGTTTTTCGGATGTAAGGGCGCAGTTAACAGCATTAGTCCGTTCACAGCTCTTGAAAATCGGAGCTATTTTATTTCGTGGCTTTTCCAATGCGGGAGCAGAGGAATTCCAGACGTTTTGTGCCTCATTTGGACACTCTTTACTCAATTATGAGTTTGGCTCAACCCCCCGTAGTAAAATCAATGGTAGGGTGTATACCTCAACTGAATATCCAGCGCATCAACATATTCCACTTCACAATGAGCAAGCATATACACGTGAATGGCCAATGAAAATTTGGTTCTATTGTGCGCAAGCAGCTCCTGAGGGAGGTGAGACACCAATAGCGGATAGCCGTACCATTTACCGCGCTATTGACCCAAAGATTCGTCAGCGTTTTACTGATTTGGGTTTAATATATGTACGTAATTATGGGCACGGTTTGGATTTGCCTTGGCAGCAAGTATTTAATACTGATAACTCAGACGAAGTAGAGTCATATTGCAATAAAAACCACATTGAATTTATTTGGTTAGATGATGGTGGATTGCGTACCTGGCAACGTTGTCAGGGTATTGCTCACCACCCTTTCACGGGCGAGGCGGTATGGTTTAATCAGGCACATCTTTTTCATCTCTCTGCCCTCGATGCAGATACCCGTGAAGCTTTGTTGGAGAGCGTAGGAGAGGCGTATGTGCCACGTCATGTTTACTATGGTGACGGTAGTCCTATTAGTGATCTGGAATTGGATCATATCCGTGCTGTATTGGCACAGCATACGGTTATCTTTCCTTGGCAGGAAGGTGATGTCTTGATGCTGGATAACATGTTAAGCGCACATGCACGTTTACCATTTAAGGGGCCGCGCAAGGTAATGGTTGCAATGGCGCAAGGACATGGGGCGGATTTTATATGA
- a CDS encoding ABC transporter ATP-binding protein yields MNNHDINRPALSGRHLTVSYQHQTVLQDLSLDIPAGKITALCGPNGCGKTTLLKSLAGLQSLVQGEILIEGRSLSSFKRREIARILTMLAQFNQIPDGLTVAELVAYGRYAFSTLFSTSSDTDHIAVSNAMETMDLLAYANHEVATLSGGERQRAWIAMALAQECKILLLDEPTTYLDIHHQVDVLCALRRLNREHGLTIVWVLHELNQAAAFSDHIVLMRSGRILHQGTPDKMIHPHYLADTFGMPMVRLDHPESGKPVCLPSYQSNTEFCVSV; encoded by the coding sequence ATGAATAATCACGATATAAATAGGCCGGCATTATCTGGACGACACCTCACCGTATCTTACCAACATCAAACGGTACTTCAAGATTTGAGCCTAGACATCCCAGCGGGAAAAATTACAGCTTTGTGTGGACCGAATGGATGTGGCAAAACTACTTTGTTGAAAAGTTTGGCTGGACTGCAATCCTTGGTGCAAGGAGAAATTTTAATCGAAGGGCGCTCTTTATCTTCCTTTAAACGACGCGAAATCGCGCGAATTTTGACCATGCTTGCTCAATTTAATCAAATACCCGATGGACTTACGGTAGCAGAATTAGTGGCCTATGGTCGTTATGCGTTTTCTACACTATTTTCCACGTCTTCCGACACTGATCATATTGCCGTATCCAATGCCATGGAGACAATGGATCTTCTTGCTTACGCCAATCATGAAGTAGCCACCTTATCTGGTGGTGAGCGACAGCGAGCTTGGATTGCGATGGCATTGGCACAAGAATGCAAAATTTTATTATTGGATGAGCCGACTACTTATTTAGATATTCATCATCAGGTCGATGTTTTATGTGCCTTACGTCGTCTTAATCGTGAGCATGGTTTGACCATTGTATGGGTGTTACATGAACTCAATCAGGCTGCGGCATTTAGTGACCATATTGTGTTGATGCGTTCGGGACGTATTTTACATCAAGGTACACCCGATAAAATGATTCATCCTCATTATCTTGCGGATACTTTTGGTATGCCCATGGTACGCTTGGATCATCCTGAAAGCGGGAAGCCGGTGTGTCTGCCATCTTATCAATCCAATACTGAATTTTGTGTAAGCGTATGA
- a CDS encoding iron ABC transporter permease: MSSLALSVSPMRSRILTQRTLIGFLVLLILSSIRLWPELRIIFSLDESETDKHIAQLLFFNSRLPRVLAAIVSGAALGLSGTLFQAITRNPLAAPDLLGVTGGAQLGIFAAIILPALGGVASVPLLFACGMLGALLAIFAAGGWQTSALRLTLAGMACSLLFSAISLMLMTIFEEDITGVALWSNGLLYQPDAHGLLTVMMWFCLPLLLLPWILKPLEISTLGDDTARALGVALRPLRLITLWIATLFAAGATAIAGPMGFIGLIAPNLLRTQGVQRLSRLLPLAAVWGAVILLAADSLVMRLQLDATLSTGVMIAMVGTPVLLFLIHRHRALTGMISTSHSWFRFQLSFKRCVWVCSVLLLLLIAFAAIYGETWLAPNKWLEHHLVLELRLARVLTALLAGAILAASGVLLQSVVRNPLAGPEVLGIIQGSGLAILLMMVTTTMLSRGMLLLVSLFGGTITLGLILLFNRRHHLAPLPVALTGIALGALYAALSQWLVVENSVEQARFLVWLVGGTYGRSLIDVLCLLPWFLFALPVLYLLARPLDMLVLGEQHAATLGIPVIRVRMLTLALATVLASVVVSVVGPVSFVGLMTPHLAQMLGFQRHRQRLPIAMLLGALVLGVADVAGRSVLAPIEIPAGAMTALIGAPYLLAMLILGQRKRRYV; this comes from the coding sequence ATGAGTTCTTTAGCCTTATCCGTTTCACCTATGAGATCCCGTATCCTCACACAGAGAACTTTAATCGGCTTTCTTGTACTCTTGATATTGTCAAGTATACGTCTATGGCCAGAGTTACGGATTATCTTCAGTTTAGATGAGAGCGAGACCGACAAGCATATCGCTCAACTCTTATTTTTCAATTCACGGCTACCCCGTGTTTTGGCGGCTATAGTTTCTGGTGCTGCGTTAGGACTATCTGGGACGTTATTTCAAGCAATTACGCGTAATCCGCTGGCTGCGCCTGATTTATTAGGTGTGACTGGAGGCGCGCAATTAGGTATTTTTGCTGCCATCATTCTTCCTGCGCTAGGAGGAGTTGCAAGTGTACCGCTTCTTTTTGCATGTGGTATGCTAGGTGCTCTTTTGGCGATATTTGCCGCTGGTGGTTGGCAAACGTCTGCGTTGCGTTTAACTCTGGCAGGCATGGCCTGTTCACTCTTGTTCTCTGCCATCAGCCTCATGTTGATGACTATTTTTGAAGAAGATATTACTGGTGTGGCTTTATGGAGTAATGGTCTGTTATACCAACCAGATGCGCATGGCCTACTCACCGTGATGATGTGGTTTTGTCTCCCATTATTACTATTACCCTGGATACTCAAACCGTTAGAAATCAGTACATTGGGCGATGATACTGCACGAGCACTAGGCGTAGCCTTGCGTCCCCTACGATTGATAACATTATGGATTGCTACTTTATTTGCAGCAGGTGCTACCGCTATTGCAGGACCAATGGGTTTTATCGGTTTAATTGCCCCCAATCTTTTACGTACTCAAGGTGTGCAGCGTTTATCCCGCTTATTACCGCTGGCAGCAGTATGGGGAGCAGTGATTTTATTGGCAGCGGATAGTTTAGTTATGAGATTACAGTTAGATGCAACGCTGTCTACTGGTGTCATGATCGCAATGGTTGGTACCCCAGTATTGCTGTTTCTGATCCATCGTCATCGTGCATTAACTGGAATGATCTCAACATCACATAGTTGGTTCCGTTTCCAACTATCCTTTAAGCGCTGTGTGTGGGTATGTAGTGTGCTTTTGCTTTTATTAATTGCATTTGCCGCTATCTATGGCGAAACTTGGCTTGCTCCTAATAAATGGTTAGAGCATCACTTGGTGCTTGAGCTGCGCTTAGCTCGGGTGTTAACCGCGCTATTAGCAGGTGCTATCCTCGCTGCGAGTGGTGTGTTATTACAAAGTGTGGTGCGTAACCCACTGGCGGGTCCCGAAGTACTCGGTATTATCCAGGGTAGTGGACTTGCTATTTTGCTGATGATGGTTACGACAACCATGCTTTCACGTGGTATGCTGCTGCTCGTTTCTTTATTTGGTGGCACCATAACTTTAGGACTGATCTTACTTTTTAATCGCCGCCATCATTTAGCCCCATTGCCAGTTGCATTGACTGGAATAGCTTTGGGCGCTCTCTATGCCGCTTTGTCACAATGGTTGGTGGTGGAAAACAGTGTGGAGCAAGCACGTTTTTTAGTATGGTTAGTTGGTGGGACTTATGGTCGCAGTCTAATTGATGTCCTTTGTCTATTACCCTGGTTTCTTTTTGCTCTTCCCGTCTTATATTTATTAGCGCGACCATTAGATATGCTTGTTTTAGGGGAGCAACATGCAGCAACGCTTGGCATTCCTGTGATTCGGGTGCGTATGCTGACCTTAGCTTTAGCTACTGTACTTGCATCTGTGGTTGTGTCTGTAGTTGGGCCTGTTTCATTTGTAGGATTAATGACCCCGCATCTTGCACAGATGTTGGGATTTCAGCGTCATCGCCAGCGCCTACCAATCGCCATGCTCCTAGGAGCACTTGTGCTGGGGGTGGCTGATGTTGCAGGTCGGAGTGTTCTCGCTCCAATTGAAATTCCGGCTGGCGCCATGACCGCGTTAATTGGTGCTCCCTATCTATTAGCAATGCTGATCTTAGGACAACGTAAGAGGAGGTATGTATGA
- a CDS encoding MbtH family protein has product MSFDSEDTLFHVVINQEEQYSIWPDYKTVPPGWRTIGFSGKKQECLAYIEQTWVDMRPLSLRQHLAAQSADK; this is encoded by the coding sequence ATGAGTTTTGATAGTGAAGATACCCTGTTCCACGTGGTGATTAACCAAGAAGAACAGTATTCTATTTGGCCTGATTATAAAACCGTGCCACCGGGCTGGCGCACCATAGGCTTTAGTGGAAAAAAACAAGAGTGTTTGGCATACATTGAGCAGACATGGGTTGACATGCGGCCGCTTAGCTTGCGCCAGCATTTAGCAGCACAATCTGCGGACAAATAA
- the fhuF gene encoding siderophore-iron reductase FhuF, with amino-acid sequence MNQALPSYKATHNLAEFLPDQYASYCNKIYLGEPCVHQDADRLIPASHLAEQKEYLLATIRQYYDGDDVRALLSQWSKYYFSLIIPAAVVVALVLRRSLNMALEVSHLVLRNGMPHELWLPEDALGKVNNDPAVRYRSLCLEHLAPQINALAATVRVAPRVLWNNVGHSLEYTLSTLGLDEYAKQDITFLFEGSNFFDSNLPNPLRHAIRYVQPPSSQLPTPLRVRRVCCLRNELPGEEMLCTNCPLLLILPRPALDRQIQLIQACEAE; translated from the coding sequence ATGAATCAAGCCCTTCCTTCCTACAAAGCAACACATAATCTTGCTGAATTTTTGCCAGATCAATATGCCTCCTATTGCAACAAAATATATCTGGGTGAGCCTTGTGTTCATCAAGATGCAGATAGGCTGATACCAGCTTCTCATCTAGCTGAGCAAAAAGAATATCTTTTAGCAACGATACGACAGTATTATGACGGTGATGATGTACGTGCTCTACTCTCACAATGGTCTAAGTACTATTTCAGTCTGATTATTCCTGCCGCGGTGGTTGTAGCGTTGGTACTGCGTCGTTCTTTGAATATGGCTTTAGAGGTAAGCCATTTAGTCTTACGTAATGGTATGCCGCATGAATTATGGTTACCTGAGGATGCGCTCGGTAAAGTTAACAACGATCCTGCTGTTCGTTATCGTTCCTTGTGTCTGGAACATCTTGCTCCGCAGATCAATGCTTTAGCAGCCACGGTAAGAGTAGCACCACGCGTGTTGTGGAATAACGTGGGCCATTCATTAGAGTATACCTTATCTACATTAGGTCTCGATGAGTATGCTAAACAAGACATAACTTTTCTCTTCGAAGGCTCCAACTTTTTTGATAGTAACTTGCCTAATCCCTTACGTCATGCCATCCGCTATGTGCAACCTCCATCCTCACAATTGCCGACTCCTTTGCGAGTGAGGCGTGTATGTTGTTTGCGTAATGAGTTGCCTGGAGAGGAAATGTTGTGTACAAACTGTCCTTTGTTGTTAATCCTTCCTAGGCCAGCATTGGATAGGCAAATCCAATTAATACAAGCATGCGAGGCTGAATGA